GGAGAATGGGAGGGGCTAGGTATGAACCCACAGCCTCTTGAGCCATGTCAGCTAAGGGGACTTGCTGGACGTTTTTTGGCAGATGGCTGGGCCTAGAAGAAGGCTACAGCGGGACTTTAAGATCTGGGAAATATGCAGAGTTGAGGCCAAGTCTTCCAGTCCTTCTCGTTAACCTTTTACTGTGACTGACTTAGACTGGGGACGTTTTATGAAGCCAGGCTGCTCCAGCTAGCCACAGCCAGGTTTCAGGCTCCATCTCAGTTGACGCAGACTTGTTTGCAGTCTGTGGGCTGTCTTCTTTCCCGTGAGAGCCGGCGTTCTGTGGTGAAGTCAGTAAGAGGGGTAGTCGTGGAGGAGCCTCCTGATTCCGTCGCTGATAGGCTGTTGTTGTGTCAGGAAAACCCTTCGTCCCTGTGTGCCCACTTCTTTCTGAGGGTATGGGGATACCAGACTGGGGGAGCACAGTGTAGCATGGGAGAAAAACAGCACCAGCCAAACCCCAGCTTGTCCCTTTGCAGCCACTGGAGTCTGGAGAGGTGGCCAGCCTCCTGGGGTGGGGTGAGCATCCATCTTTGCACCTGGCTTGCTGGATGTTCAGTCAGAACTCAACCAGAGGCAGGGGTTTCAAAGCCATATTTTTATGTTAAGCTCCTGtcgtgttgaatgaatgagtccaTGAAGTtcgtaaattaattttttattgccaAGTGCTAACTCCCAGTTCCTATCAATCACGCAATATTCCAGATCCTTCTGCACTTGGCAACCTGAGAGGCTCCAGGGAAGCACGGAACTGCCCCTTTCCCACAGGAAGCTTGTTTTTAGGGGGTGATGAGAAGATGTGGAGCGTGGTTAGTGGGAGGGTCTCTGGTCATCCTGTGCCTGCTCACCAGAGAACAGAGAAGAGTCCCTGAGGTGGCCGGGCCCCTGGGAATGCTTCCCGGAGGAGGCATGCGCCATCTGAGCTGATAGCAAGGGGCAGGGAAGGAAGCGGTACAACCAGACCTGCGGTTCTTGAGGCCCAAAGGAAGATGGATCCTCAGAGCAGGACAGACGCTGTTGCCTCCAGAGAAGACTGACACGAGGCCAGTTCGTCTTGTCTGGAGTTTTTGCCTGAGTGGATAAGAGATGTTGGTTTGGGGGATGTCTTTGAGGCTTGTTTAGGTTTCTGCTGTGTGTCTCACTGAGCCCATCATTGGGCTTCACACCTGCAAAATAGACGTTTCCACACTGTaagttgagaaaactgagacttgacTGAGCTGGGGTGTAAACTTTAGATCTTTCTACTTTAAAACCCAGGCCCTTGACAGAGCACTGACTGTGCCAGTCTGTAACCTGTGCTCTTTGAATGGCACTCCTGCCACACTGGGGACCTGCTCCTGGGCTTCTGCCTTGTTTTGGTCCCCTGGTCAGGACTCAGAGGCCACAGAGTCCAGCGCCAAGGCCTTCCAGGTTGTCTAAACCTGCTGTGAAGCTCCTGCTGGGTAGGCTTTGGTGCTCTCTGAACTTTCCCTTTCCTTGACACCGTGCCCTTTCTGGGTACCTGGAGACATCGTTATCCCATTTGTAGTGTCTGCTCCATTTTCTTTTACCCTGACGATAGGACCTCGACCTCATATGCTGTGCTATGACGTGTCCACAGTACAGTCGTCCCCGGTTTTGCCCTATGCTGAGCACCAGTATTGGCTTAGCCGAGCCTCAGAGAAGTGATATGCTAGAAAGCTTGGCTCCCTGGCCTCAGTCCCTCTGACAGATTAGACACTAGTCCAGGAGCCGCTGACAGCCCCCCATTCTCCCCCTcgcccccccgccgcccccgctgGCCAGGGCTGGCATGTTGATATCTTTAATGAAAAGCCAGCTGTCCAGtatgtaaaacaaatgaaaatgactcCTTTTGAAGCTAATCCTGCTTAGAACGAGAGGCTAGCCCTCTGTGACCCTGAGATTACCTTGCCTCTGAGCTTCCCCAGAATGATATGCTGGAAATGAATAACCTGAGCCTCGATGCGcttatccataaaatggagataattccTACAGGGTCCTTTGCCTGAACAAAAGGAAGCTTTGTATAGCAGGCCTTGCACGATGTCTAGTTTTTTCACAAACATCATTAACTGCAGTGCTAAGACCACCAGCTAGGACGTTGGGAGAGCTTAGGTAAGGGTGAATTCTTGGCTTCCCACCCAATGACACCACGATTTGTGTATGCCAGTCAGGTGACTATTTTCTGATAAATACATGAGAGGCAGAGAAGAATAGAGAGAACCAGAGTTTCAATTTGAATCCCAGTCAACCCTTTAcatctttttggtttttatttcaaatcctaaaaggtgattctgttaaagtgctgcactcaatatgccagcaagttttggaaaactcagcattggctacaggactggaaaaagtcagttttctttccagtcccaaagaagggcaaggccaaagaatgctcaaactactgcacagttgcactcacttcacacgctagcaaagtgcTCacagtccttcaagctaggctccaatagtacgtgaaccgagaacttgcagatggatttagaaaaggcagaggaaccagagatcaaatgccaacatctattggatcatagacaaagctagagaattccagaaaaacatctacttctgcttcattgactacattaaagcctttgactatgtagatcacaaccaactgtgaaaaattcttaaaaagatggaaataccagaccaccttacctgcctcctgcgaagcctgtatgcaggtcaagaaaaaacaattaggactggacatggaacaacacactggttcaaaaattggaaaggagtatgtcaaggctgtatactgtcaccctgcttattaacatatgcagagtacatcatgcaaaatgctgggctggatgaagcacaagctggaatcaagattgccgggagaaatatcaataacctcagatatgcagatgacaccacccttctggcagaaagcgaagagaaactaaagagcctcttgatgaaagtgaaagaggagagtgaaaaagctggcttaaaactcaacattcatttgCAGCCAGTTAAGCCGACTGTGCTCTTTTCCCCATAGGGGCCCAGTGTGCAGTGGCTGCAAATAGCAGCCTCCTTGGTAGTGTATGCAACCTGCTGCCTGTACAGGTTGCCCTAAGGGACCTTGGAGACAACTCTTCCTAGTGGGCATTCATGACTGGCCTGCTGTTTCCCAATCTAGACTCCAGACAGGTATGCGCGGTGCCTTTGGAAAGCCCCAGGGCACAATGGCCAGGGTCCACATTGGCCAGGTCATAATGTCCATCCGCACCAAGCTGCAGAACAAGGAACATGTGATTGAAGCCCTCCGCTGGGCCAAGTTCAAGTTCCCTGGCTGCCAGAAGATCCACATCTCTAAGAAGTGGGGATTTACCAAGTTCAACACGGATGAATTTGAGAACATGGTGGCAGAAAAGCGACTCATCCCAGACGGCTGTGGGGTCAAATACATCCCTAATCGTAAAgaatcccaaagaattgatgcctttgaactgaggtgctggagaacactcttgagagtcccttaaacagcaagaagatcaaaccagtcaaccctaaaggaaatcagctctgaatattcactgcaaggactgatgctgaagctgaagctccaacgctttggctacctgatggaagagctaactcattggaaaagaccctgatgctggggaagattaaaggcaggaggagaaggggatgacagaggatgagatggttgggtggcctcaccgactcgatggacgtgagtttgatcgaATTCTGGGAatggtagaggacagggaagcctggcgtgctgctgtccatggggtcacaaagagttggacacaactgagcaactgaacaacaaccaccctTTACCAACCATTTAACCTTTTACAACTTGATATGTAACCTCTTGAGACTAAAATCCCTCATCTGTAGGAGAGCCTTTTTCATGGATAGATGTGTCTGTAGAGTAGAGTATTGTGAGGACTGTGGCTCAGTTGTTCCCCACTCAGCTTAGCAGCACAGAGCAAGGACTCTTGTGTTTCAGATTTCTAGGTCCCTGGACTTCAAAAATCCACCTTTAGGCCTGAGCAGGTTGAAAGGTGCTGAGGATACCTTTGCCACCATCTGCCTGTCCTTGGGGCAAAGGTGTGGCCATGAAAAGCTACCCTCCCCGCTCCACCACCACCCTGCCTGGCCTTATTCTTAAATTTCCGTTATGAAAATACAGTGAGTgagtgacgttgctcagtcgtgtccgactctttgcgaccccatggactgtagcctaccatgctcctccgtccatgggattttccaggcatgagtactggagtgggttgccatttccttcagaggatcttcccgacccagggattgaacccgggtcttccgcattgtaggcagatgctttaccgtctgagctaccagggaagtccattaaacAACTTGAAAACATAGAAAGTTCCCAAATTAAGCTTTGACTCCAGATGAgttagagagagaaagataacTAATAAGGTAGAGAGCTCCCTCCATGCCCCACTGCTGGGAATCCTCACCCCTCACAGCTGACCCCAGAGGGCAAATAGATTCCCTGTTTGTTAGGAGGGAAAAAGAGGTTTGGGTAATGTAAGTGGCTGAGGTGAAAGTGCCAAGTTAAAgtgtagctgtggctcccagatAGTTTTCAATCCTGTGATTGCCAGACTTACATGTTTTGAAGGACAGTAGAGTTTAAAAGCTGAGAACTGGAGATAGGATATGGAAGACAACTTTTTAAACCACTCCCATTTACTTTTCATTATCATTTCATCAAAGAAGTGACATTTTGACCAACATAGGAAGGCCATACCTTTAGGATAAAGGGTAATCGTCTATTCACCCGGCTGTTCCCAGTCTGTGAGCCGAGGACTAGGGGAGGGAGTTGGCTGTGTGAGCCTGTTCTGTCCCCAGCCCCATGGCTGCCTGCTCCTACCTCTGCTTTCCCCAGCTTTTGTTCTCCAGCCCGCTGATGGCCTTAACGGGAGCAGTTTGGTTCCTCAGCTTCCTCGGACAGACAAGGCAACTGCTTGGCTGGCAGAGAAAGCTGCCAGAAGGCTGCTCACTGCCTGGTTGGCACCACAGCCCCTTTGTGCTCTGGACCCCAGACCCATGCAGAAGAGGTACTTCAGCCAAGCCTTCCACAATTCTTTTCTGAGTGAGTCTGTTTATAGGCGAAGGGATTAAATGGCTTTTAAACTCTACTTAAGCTCTTCTTGTCTCTCTAGGGAGGGATGTTACATGTAATAAAAAGCAGGAGCTTTGGAGTGAGTCAGAGCTAGGCTCAGCCCTTTTCTGCGCCACTTATTAGCCATGCAGATCTTTTCTCTGGACTTTCATTTCCTTGTCTCTGAAACTGGGGCCACGACAGCTCCTACGTAGTATGGTGGTTGAGTGAGAGGAGGCAATAGATGTAAAACATGTGTGTCCAGTGAGTAGGAAGCAGCGTGTAAGAGGATTGACAGCCTTACTAAGTTGTTACCTATGAACGTGGCCTACATTTATATGTCGTAGAACATGCCTGGTACATAATCAGTGCTGACCAAGTGATTGCTGTTACAATCATAGAGAAATAAGGAAGTCGGATGTGCTGAGGGAACTTAGTTCTAGAGCTCACGTAAAAAGGGGAAGAATTTGCCATCACCTTCCTGGGCACCTTCCCCCCAGAAGACATCTCAAATACGGACTGTTAGAGCCACTGACGGAGCTGGCTTGGGAAGCACTAAATGGAGGCTCGTAGTAGAAAGGCTCTGGGCTGTGAGGCTGGAGAAGAGGGGCTGAGGGCTGGTCCTGCTGCTCTGTTGTGGGGCAAGTGGCTCCATCTCTGGGTCTGTTGCCCTGTTAACTCCTCACGGGTGAGCTCATCGGGCAGGTGGGAGACGGGAGTGCAGTGCCGATGGCACCTGACCTGCAGGCCAACCACGTCACCAGTTTTCACTGTGCTCAGAGGGATGGCTTCGCCTACTTGGAGGGCTCTACTATGGTCAGTCAGTGTTCCAATCGAAACGGACAAGGCAAGCCGTGACTGATGCCAAGAATCAGGCagtcaggctgcagtccaggcagTCAGGGAACGGAGGGGTGGCACCTGCTAGGAGGAATCCCGAGGGCCCACTGGGCTGGGCTCAGACCATTCATTGTTCCGGGAGGGCCTGCTGCTGCTTTACCTCAAACCATGTGGTCTGAGCCCTTCCTACTCCAGGCTGTAgggaaccccacccccacccccacccccacccccacccctgctgtcTTCCAGGGAGGTTGCAGCCATGGGCTCCCTGGGGAAGGCGCACCTTCTCTTATGGGAGATGGAGAAGAGTGCAAAGCCAGCATCCTCTCTATGGAAGAAAGGGTCGTATTTTTCTTGTCCCTGCCCACTGGGCAGAAGCAGGCAGACCTGTGGATTGTCCTGAGATGTCCTACCAGGAGGGCCAGTGCCAAAGCTGGAGGGAGTATGGAGGAGCCTGTGGAAATGTCAGCCGTGTCCTGGCAAGGGACCCAGTGGCTACAGCAGTCATTAGGCTGGTGTCTCCGGCACTCTCACGAAGTGCTGGGCACATGGTTTGACCTTCTTCAGACACACTCTGTTCTACTAGTTTCTTATGTAAAAGACTTTTGGCTTCTGAATTTCCCTGCCGGCACTGCTTCTCAGCTGCCATGGGCCACCTTCCTGTTGTGACTGACGGTCATCCGTTTGAGGTTGTCCTCAGCTTGGGTCCAgccaggggagggaggaaagCAGTGTTGAAAAGGACATCACTGATTCCAAAATTATGTCAGCGTGACCGTACCACTTCCCAGGCCTTGTGTCTCACAAGGACTTAATGTCTTACATGGTGAAGTTCCCCCCAAgccttccctcccccatcttcTGGTTGCTCTGCTTCATCTACGGGTGGCAGCAGGGAGAAGGCACTCTGCCTACTGAGTGAAGCTGGAATTGGGGATGGCTGCAGGACCATCCCAGGATGTGCTTGTGATGATTGTATTTTTCCAAGTCAAAAACTGGCATACAAGACCCACCAGTGGAGGTTTGTTGAGGGGGATTAATAGGCAGGGCAACAGAAGCAGCACAAAAGAAGGCTGGGGCAAAGAGGTCCCAGCTTCTCCTTCCGAGATCAGATAACTTCTCCAGTGCCTTTATCATCCAATCTCACACGACTTCACGCAGGGACCCCAGGTCATGCCTCCCCTGTGCCGTGGAGGAAGGGTCCCACAGTCTAGTCTCTCATCTGAAGGTGTGGAGATTCTCCACCATCCACTGTGTGTGGAGGAGCCCAGAGAAGAGCCTGGGTCTGGGCTCTGGGATCCCTCACTACTCTAGGGACCTCTCCCAGGGACCTTTCTTATTCATCAAAGGACATGGTTTTTCCCATTAAAAAGTACAGTGTGACAACGTGATGTGTactcagtattaaaaatacagagggagagaagaggaagaggaaaatccACCCGTGACAAGTACATTTTGATGTGTTTTGATGTGTTTTCTTGCCAGATTTCTTATACTTGGAGGTTTTTGGTTTTTACATAGCTATGATCATACTGTATGTCACAGAACttcaaagcctttttttttcccagttaacCCATGGAAATGCTTCTGCCACACTTTGTTTAGAATGCCACAcagttttctcatttcctctgtAATGTATCATTGAGTAGATGGATCATTTGCTTCAATCTCTCATTTTTGGATTTGCGGTTATTGCTTCAGTTTAAATACTGCTTCTGTGGACATCTTTATTCATAAAGTCTTTTCCATATTTAGTATATTCAGTTAAACTAGATTTCCAGAAGTGGAATCATAGGGTCTAAATACATTTGAAGCTCTGAAAACGTTGCCAAATTGCTTTCTAGAAGGCTTTGTCATACTCTTCCAGGGGTGTGCATGTCCTTGCCGTCATTCGCGGGGCTGGAGGCAGTTAGGATGGTTCAGTGGCCAAGGGCCATGGCCTCGTAAGCCTGACACATTCGTAATTTCTGGTTGGGGACAAATGGCTGGGAGAGGATGGGCTCGGCAAGGAGTCGGGTCCTGCCGTAGGCCAGGTACTTCACACAGTCGTATTCCATTCAAACCTCAAAAAAGAgcccccatttcacagaagaggaaaggaaggctgACCTGGAGAAGTAAATTGTCCAATGTCACCATATCCTGCCGCCTCCAGTGAGGATAGCCAGGCACCTCCCCGGGACCTGAGGATTACAGTGTGCTCTGAGTGTACACGTGTCAGGTAATGGGGGTCGGAGGTGGGGCTGGGACCCACGCCGTGCTGTCGGACTGCAGCAGCTCACGGAGCCTTGAAGCCAGTGGGGGAGTCAAGCACTCTGGGTAAGGCTGGTCTGATTCGGTCATTCAGATGGGCATTTAGAAACTGATGAGACCATGGGTTGCCACGGAACACTACCACCCTGGGTGGCCCGCCTGCCAGGCTTAGACTATGCTTAGCTCTGTTCAGGCTCAGACTGGGAAAGTAG
The Bos indicus x Bos taurus breed Angus x Brahman F1 hybrid chromosome 13, Bos_hybrid_MaternalHap_v2.0, whole genome shotgun sequence genome window above contains:
- the LOC113903313 gene encoding 60S ribosomal protein L10-like translates to MRGAFGKPQGTMARVHIGQVIMSIRTKLQNKEHVIEALRWAKFKFPGCQKIHISKKWGFTKFNTDEFENMVAEKRLIPDGCGVKYIPNRKESQRIDAFELRCWRTLLRVP